A genomic segment from Oncorhynchus clarkii lewisi isolate Uvic-CL-2024 unplaced genomic scaffold, UVic_Ocla_1.0 unplaced_contig_8566_pilon_pilon, whole genome shotgun sequence encodes:
- the LOC139394369 gene encoding uncharacterized protein C8orf76-like: MEIFGSTFDDSVFEESRAKPTVVALSTYNAKFCEAEWFWESIDTEDILEVQKIFKFRADMAYRRKNFQEALNAYTTCLSYIPDGNLAIRRDIMEGMARCCCHLGKRVEALEITETLKNEASNTCHLTGLLHLTANVHERFGDLRSQVTCLQQLCSLHPYHQWHWMKLAESYLHLLQSLSTPSGSSPLQQGDGVEPKPDSQTEEQLKEERDGVWLKACMCFVRARLLLRALKGQQSSFVLQNSERALQKADEALRWLELKDTTLQLVSEVMSEDLVPERMREDNQDGESLAGLSLKDFEDRWWNRLVQTGVLKEDGPKIPSVKTN, translated from the exons ATGGAGATTTTCGGTAGCACCTTTGACGATTCGGTGTTCGAGGAATCAAGAGCGAAGCCGACTGTTGTTGCACTGTCGACTTACAATGCAAAGTTCTGTGAAGCAGAG TGGTTTTGGGAGAGCATCGACACAGAGGACATTTTGGAGGTGCAAAAGATCTTCAAATTTCGAGCTGATATGGCGTACAGGCGAAAAAACTTCCAG GAAGCTTTAAACGCCTACACTACCTGCCTCTCCTATATCCCTGACGGCAACCTGGCCATTCGACGGGACATAATGGAGGGAATGGCAAGGTGCTGTTGTCACCTGGGGAAGAGAGTGGAGGCCCTGGAGATCACAGAAACACTT AAAAATGAAGCCTCCAACACCTGTCACCTTACCGGTCTACTTCACCTGACTGCGAACGTCCACGAGCGCTTCGGAGACCTCAGGAGCCAGGTCACGTGTCTGCAGCAGCTGTGTTCTCTCCACCCCTACCACCAGTGGCACTGGATGAAGCTGGCAGAAAGCTACCTTCATCTTCTTCAGTCTCTGTCAACACCCTCAGGCTCCAGTCCTCTTCAACAGGGAGATGGTGTAGAGCCAAAGCCTGACTCTCAGACTGAGGAGCAACTGAAGGAAGAGCGTGACGGCGTTTGGCTCAAGGCCTGCATGTGTTTTGTCCGGGCCAG ACTCCTCCTCAGGGCATTAAAGGGCCAACAGTCATCCTTTGTTCTCCAGAACAGTGAGAGAGCCCTACAGAAGGCTGATGAGGCTCTACGTTGGCTGGAACTGAAAGACACCACACTACAACTAGTCTCTGAG GTGATGTCAGAAGATCTAGTtccagagagaatgagagaggacaACCAGGATGGAGAGAGCTTGGCAggtctctctctgaaggacttTGAAGACAGGTGGTGGAACAGACTGGTACAGACAGGAGTACTGAAGGAGGATGGACCTAAAATACCCTCTGTAAAGACCAACTAG
- the LOC139394367 gene encoding zinc fingers and homeoboxes protein 1-like: MASRRKSTTPCMVLPSSNVMEEQDADMQVGEGKDGAESAAEGLTDTAVVSTDPETEHDISHSSGEDGVTCTGVKRSNQPTLEQTLSDLLSDGGYTQHETEESDDPASAGISLSKTPIMKMRGKSEPKRIAVSLKAAEESDGMGESEGEQEPIEAPLGLGSLTPVENMSPHYTESMKHSVLLNIPNMMSAEHKKSSVLSSNMSGLQLPPGLAQVLSALQAQQSAQAQLLIPVSSIPSYNQSMDTNTVLVNTYKKFPYPSVSEIMGLSAQTKFSEEQIKIWFSAQRLKHGVSWTPEEVEEARRKQFNGTVHTVPQTITVIPAHQLSAAANGLQSILQTCQIVGQPGLVFTQVGTPVTTPITLTVAGMPSHSLVPKMSSHQTSPAVSEMKRATTVQPPSLTPQENSALSADHFGMRPKKSKEQLAELKASYLKNHFASDAEIARLMTLTCLTKGEIKKWFSDTRYNQRNSKNSNVIVFHDSQSPRGHGSGTTIVIDSSDETPQSPPPTPTPSIKEKEPRPKTWNSFPDFTLQKFKEKTAEQLVVLEESYQKGSTPSDDELTRLRTETKLTRREIDAWFTEKRKVVEAESPELKAERMESEATSSRKRSQTPPGGRRPNRGDKNIRKKTPEQLHVLKSAFVRTQWPSTEEYDKLSEESGLPRVYVVNWFGDTRYSFKNGNLKWFFHYQSGNVEGLNGNKNRKRRIRNRGWGRSRSRKAKRSTSTEKSPPLPIIKLKSGKDILKEYYLKHKLLNEQDLDELVTKSSMGYEQVREWFAEIHKRENMGADPFGDAEVNEDQQEEEALLGENEMAPDEQDDTVVGEEDEEEDDDTDESDSWEPSQGARKTQSE, encoded by the exons ATGGCAAGCAGGAGGAAGTCAACAACACCTTGCATGGTCCTGCCTTCTTCTAACGTGATGGAGGAGCAGGATGCAGACATGCAGGTGGGGGAGGGAAAGGATGGAGCTGAGAGCGCTGCAGAGGGACTTACAGACACCGCTGTGGTCTCCACTGACCCAGAGACAG AGCACGACATCAGTCATTCCAGCGGAGAGGACGGTGTCACCTGCACAGGAGTGAAACGCAGCAACCAACCAACCCTGGAGCAGACGCTCAGTGACCTTCTCTCGGATGGGGGATACACACAGCATGAGACGGAAGAGAGCGATGACCCCGCATCAGCTGGCATCTCACTCAGCAAAACCCCCATCATGAAGATGAGGGGTAAATCGGAACCGAAGAGGATCGCCGTGTCTCTGAAAGCAGCCGAGGAGAGTGACGGGAtgggagagagtgaaggggagCAGGAGCCTATCGAAGCACCTCTGGGGCTGGGTTCCCTCACTCCTGTAGAGAATATGAGCCCACATTACACCGAGTCCATGAAACACAGTGTTCTCCTAAACATTCCCAATATGATGTCTGCAGAGCACAAGAAATCCTCTGTCCTCAGCTCCAATATGTCTGGACTCCAGCTCCCCCCTGGTCTGGCCCAGGTCCTCTCAGCTCTGCAGGCCCAGCAG AGCGCCCAAGCCCAGCTCCTCATCCCCGTCAGCAGTATCCCCTCATACAACCAATCCATGGATACCAACACAGTCCTGGTCAACACCTACAAGAAGTTCCCGTACCCTTCGGTGTCAGAGATCATGGGTCTGTCGGCTCAGACCAAATTCAGTGAGGAACAGATAAAGATCTGGTTCTCTGCCCAGCGTCTGAAGCACGGGGTCAGCTGGACACCCGAGGAG GTGGAGGAGGCTAGGAGAAAGCAGTTCAACGGGACTGTGCACACGGTGCCTCAGACCATCACTGTTATCCCGGCCCACCAGCTCTCTGCTGCGGCCAACGGCCTGCAGTCTATCCTCCAGACCTGTCAGATAGTAGGGCAGCCAGGCCTGGTTTTTACACAG GTTGGCACGCCTGTGACCACACCCATCACCTTGACAGTAGCAGGGATGCCAAGCCACAGCCTGGTCCCCAAGATGTCCTCCCACCAGACCAGCCCAGCGGTCAGTGAGATGAAGAGAGCCACCACtgtccagcctccctccctgactccacAGGAGAACTCGGCCCTCAGCGCCGACCACTTCGGAATGCGGCCTAAGAAGTCCAAGGAGCAGCTGGCGGAGCTGAAAGCCAGCTACCTGAAGAACCACTTCGCCAGCGACGCGGAGATCGCCAGGCTCATGACGCTGACCTGCCTCACAAAAGGCGAGATCAAGAAGTGGTTCAGCGACACGCGCTACAACCAGCGCAACTCCAAGAACAGCAACGTCATCGTGTTCCATGACAGCCAGAGTCCCCGGGGTCACGGCAGCGGCACCACCATCGTCATTGACTCCAGCGACGAGACCCCTCAGTCTCCACCGCCCACACCCACACCATCCATCAAAGAGAAAGAGCCACGCCCCAAGACCTGGAACTCCTTCCCAGACTTCACATTGCAGAAGTTCAAGGAGAAGACAGCAGAGCAGCTGGTGGTTCTTGAGGAGAGTTACCAGAAGGGAAGCACTCCGTCTGATGACGAGCTGACCCGGCTGAGGACGGAGACCAAGCTGACCCGGAGAGAGATCGACGCCTGGTTCACAGAGAAGAGGAAGGTAGTGGAGGCAGAGTCACCTGAGCTGAAAGCAGAGCGGATGGAGAGCGAGGCCACCTCGTCTAGAAAAAGATCCCAGACCCCTCCGGGTGGCCGGCGGCCAAACAGGGGGGACAAGAACATCAGAAAGAAAACCCCAGAGCAGCTCCACGTTCTGAAGAGTGCCTTTGTCCGTACCCAATGGCCCTCCACAGAGGAATATGACAAGCTGTCAGAGGAGAGCGGGCTGCCCAGGGTCTACGTAGTCAACTGGTTCGGAGATACCCGGTACTCCTTCAAGAACGGCAACCTCAAGTGGTTCTTCCACTACCAGAGCGGCAACGTGGAGGGACTGAACGGCAACAAAAACAGAAAGAGGAGGATACGTAACCGAGGCTGGGGGAGGTCTCGGAGCAGGAAGGCTAAGAGGTCAACCAGCACGGAGAAGTCACCACCACTGCCCATCATCAAGTTGAAGTCTGGGAAAGACATTCTGAAGGAGTATTACCTGAAGCACAAGTTGTTGAATGAGCAGGACCTGGATGAGCTTGTGACCAAGTCTAGTATGGGATACGAGCAGGTGAGAGAGTGGTTCGCTGAGATACACAAGAGGGAAAATATGGGTGCTGATCCGTTTGGGGATGCTGAGGTAAACGAGGACCAGCAGGAAGAGGAAGCGTTGCTGGGTGAGAATGAGATGGCACCTGACGAGCAGGATGACACTGTGGTgggtgaggaagatgaggaggaggatgacgaCACTGATGAAAGTGATTCTTGGGAGCCCTCTCAGGGTGCCAGAAAAACACAGTCAGAGTAA